In Kryptolebias marmoratus isolate JLee-2015 linkage group LG22, ASM164957v2, whole genome shotgun sequence, a single window of DNA contains:
- the actn2b gene encoding alpha-actinin-2b isoform X1, which yields MMTQMETTVHYDNGYEDEYMMQEDEWDRDMLLDPAWEQQQRKTFTAWCNSHLRKAGTQIENIEEDFRNGLKLMLLLEVISGERLPKPDRGKMRFHKIANVNKALDFITSKGVKLVSIGAEEIVDGNVKMTLGMIWTIILRFAIQDISVEETSAKEGLLLWCQRKTAPYRNVNVQNFHVSWKDGLAFCALIHRHRPDLLDFSKLNKDDPLGNLNLAFDIAEKHLDIPKMLDAEDIINTPKPDERAIMTYVSCFYHAFAGAEQAETAANRICKVLGVNQENEKLMEEYERLASELLEWIRRTTPWLENRTPEKTMAEMQRKLEDFRDYRRKHKPPKVQEKCQLEINFNTLQTKLRISNRPAFMPSEGKMVSDIASAWQGLEQAEKGFEEWLLTEIRRLERLDHLAEKFHQKATNHEDWASGKELILSQKDYETATLTEIRALLRKHEAFESDLATHQDRVEQIAAIAQELNELDYHAVASVNQRCQSICDLWDKLGTLTQKRREALERTEKLLETIDQLFLEFAKRSAPFNNWMEGAMEDLQDMFIVHTIEEVQSLIAAHEQFKATLPEADAERQAILGIHNEVQKISQSYGIKANMINPYSTITVEELLNKWEKVKKLVPQRDGALQEEMARQHAHERLRRQFAAQANLIGPWIQARMEEIGRCSLEIGGTLEDQMTQLKQIEHVIVAYKPNVDKLEGDHQLIQESLVFDNKHTNYTMEHIRVGWELLLTTIARTINEIETQILTRDAKGISQQQMNEFRSSFNHFDRKKNGAMETDDFRACLISMGYDLGEVEFARIMMLVDPNATGLVSFQSFIDFMTRETADTDTAEQVVASFRILATDKPYILVDELRRELPPEQAEYCITRMPPYKGPGAPPGALDYTAFSTALYGESDL from the exons ATGATGACCCAAATGGAGACAACGGTGCACTATGACAACGGCTACGAGGATGAATACATGATGCAGGAGGACGAATGGGACAGGGACATGCTGCTGGATCCTGCCTGGGAGCAACAGCAGAGGAAA acgtTCACAGCTTGGTGTAACTCTCATCTGAGGAAGGCTGGCACTCAAATCGAGAACATCGAGGAAGATTTCAGGAATGGATTAAAGCTTATGCTGCTCCTGGAAGTCATTTCAG GAGAGAGGCTACCTAAGCCCGACAGAGGGAAGATGCGGTTTCATAAGATCGCTAACGTCAACAAAGCACTGGACTTCATCACGAGTAAAGGAGTGAAACTGGTCTCCATTGGAGCTGAAG AGATAGTGGACGGGAATGTAAAGATGACTCTTGGAATGATTTGGACCATCATCCTCCGCTTTGCCATTCAGGACATATCTGTGGAAG AAACATCTGCTAAGGAAggtcttcttctgtggtgtcAGAGAAAGACTGCCCCCTACAGGAACGTCAATGTCCAAAACTTCCATGTCAG CTGGAAGGATGGCCTGGCCTTCTGCGCCCTGATTCACAGACACAGACCCGACCTCCTCGACTTCTCTAAGCTCAACAAG GACGATCCACTGGGGAACCTGAACCTGGCTTTTGACATAGCCGAAAAACACCTGGACATTCCTAAAATGCTGGATGCAGAAG ATATCATCAACACCCCCAAGCCTGACGAGAGAGCCATCATGACCTATGTGTCCTGCTTTTACCACGCTTTTGCTGGAGCTGAGCAG GCAGAGACAGCTGCCAACAGGATCTGCAAGGTGCTCGGGGTAAACCAAGAGAATGAGAAACTGATGGAGGAGTATGAGAGACTGGCCAGTGAG CTGCTGGAGTGGATCCGCCGCACCACTCCCTGGCTGGAGAACCGGACCCCAGAGAAGACCATGGCAGAGATGCAGCGGAAGCTGGAGGACTTCAGAGACTACAGACGAAAGCACAAACCCCCTAAAGTGCAGGAGAAGTGCCAGCTGGAGATTAACTTCAACACCCTGCAGACCAAGCTGCGCATCAGCAATCGGCCCGCTTTCATGCCCTCAGAGGGGAAGATGGTTTCT GATATAGCCAGTGCCTGGCAGGGTCTGGAGCAGGCAGAGAAAGGCTTCGAGGAGTGGCTCCTCACAGAGATCCGCAGGCTGGAGAGGCTGGACCACTTGGCGGAAAAATTTCACCAGAAAGCCACCAATCATGAGGACTGGGCTAGCG GTAAAGAACTGATCCTCTCCCAGAAGGACTATGAAACAGCCACCTTGACAGAAATCAGAGCGTTGCTTCGAAAACACGAGGCCTTCGAAAGTGATTTGGCAACCCACCAGGACAGAGTGGAGCAGATTGCTGCCATTGCACAGGAGCTGAA tgaGCTGGATTACCACGCTGTTGCCTCTGTGAACCAGCGCTGCCAGAGCATCTGTGACTTGTGGGATAAGCTGGGAACACTGACTCAGAAGAGGAGAGAGGCACTAGAG CGTACAGAAAAGTTGCTAGAGACTATTGATCAGTTGTTTCTGGAGTTTGCCAAAAGATCAGCTCCTTTCAACAACTGGATGGAAGGAGCCATGGAGGATCTGCAGGACATGTTCATCGTTCACACCATCGAGGAGGTCCAG aGTTTAATTGCTGCTCATGAGCAGTTTAAAGCCACTCTGCCTGAGGCAGATGCAGAGAGGCAGGCCATTTTGGGAATCCACAATGAGGTGCAGAAAATCTCCCAGAGCTATGGGATTAAGGCCAACATGATCAATCCCTACAGCACCATTACAGTTGAGGAGCTGCTCAACAAGTGGGAGAAG GTGAAGAAGCTGGTGCCTCAGAGGGACGGCGCCCTCCAGGAGGAGATGGCACGCCAGCATGCTCATGAAAGGTTGAGACGGCAGTTTGCTGCGCAGGCTAATCTCATTGGACCCTGGATTCAGGCCAGGATGGAG GAAATTGGGCGCTGCTCCCTGGAGATTGGAGGCACGCTGGAAGACCAGATGACCCAGCTGAAACAAATTGAGCATGTCATTGTTGCTTACAAGCCCAACGTAGACAAGTTGGAGGGAGACCACCAGCTAATCCAAGAGTCGCTTGTTTTTGACAACAAACACACCAATTACACTATGGAG CACATCCGTGTCGGATGGGAGCTGCTCCTCACAACCATTGCCCGAACCATTAATGAGATCGAGACCCAGATCCTGACTCGGGATGCCAAGGGCATCAGCCAGCAGCAGATGAATGAGTTCCGATCCTCTTTCAATCACTTTGACAGG AAGAAGAACGGAGCAATGGAAACTGACGACTTCAGAGCTTGCCTCATCTCGATGGGTTATGACTTG GGAGAGGTGGAGTTTGCCCGTATAATGATGCTGGTGGACCCAAACGCGACTGGACTAGTCTCCTTCCAGTCTTTCATTGACTTTATGACGAGGGAGACCGCTGACACGGACACTGCTGAGCAGGTTGTGGCATCCTTCCGGATCTTGGCAACTGATAAG CCCTACATACTTGTGGATGAGCTTCGGAGAGAACTTCCCCCTGAACAAGCGGAGTATTGCATCACCAGGATGCCTCCTTACAAAGGCCCCGGAGCGCCACCAGGAGCACTGGACTACACCGCCTTCTCCACTGCCCTCTATGGCGAGAGTGACCTTTAA
- the actn2b gene encoding alpha-actinin-2b isoform X2 — protein MLLLEVISGERLPKPDRGKMRFHKIANVNKALDFITSKGVKLVSIGAEEIVDGNVKMTLGMIWTIILRFAIQDISVEETSAKEGLLLWCQRKTAPYRNVNVQNFHVSWKDGLAFCALIHRHRPDLLDFSKLNKDDPLGNLNLAFDIAEKHLDIPKMLDAEDIINTPKPDERAIMTYVSCFYHAFAGAEQAETAANRICKVLGVNQENEKLMEEYERLASELLEWIRRTTPWLENRTPEKTMAEMQRKLEDFRDYRRKHKPPKVQEKCQLEINFNTLQTKLRISNRPAFMPSEGKMVSDIASAWQGLEQAEKGFEEWLLTEIRRLERLDHLAEKFHQKATNHEDWASGKELILSQKDYETATLTEIRALLRKHEAFESDLATHQDRVEQIAAIAQELNELDYHAVASVNQRCQSICDLWDKLGTLTQKRREALERTEKLLETIDQLFLEFAKRSAPFNNWMEGAMEDLQDMFIVHTIEEVQSLIAAHEQFKATLPEADAERQAILGIHNEVQKISQSYGIKANMINPYSTITVEELLNKWEKVKKLVPQRDGALQEEMARQHAHERLRRQFAAQANLIGPWIQARMEEIGRCSLEIGGTLEDQMTQLKQIEHVIVAYKPNVDKLEGDHQLIQESLVFDNKHTNYTMEHIRVGWELLLTTIARTINEIETQILTRDAKGISQQQMNEFRSSFNHFDRKKNGAMETDDFRACLISMGYDLGEVEFARIMMLVDPNATGLVSFQSFIDFMTRETADTDTAEQVVASFRILATDKPYILVDELRRELPPEQAEYCITRMPPYKGPGAPPGALDYTAFSTALYGESDL, from the exons ATGCTGCTCCTGGAAGTCATTTCAG GAGAGAGGCTACCTAAGCCCGACAGAGGGAAGATGCGGTTTCATAAGATCGCTAACGTCAACAAAGCACTGGACTTCATCACGAGTAAAGGAGTGAAACTGGTCTCCATTGGAGCTGAAG AGATAGTGGACGGGAATGTAAAGATGACTCTTGGAATGATTTGGACCATCATCCTCCGCTTTGCCATTCAGGACATATCTGTGGAAG AAACATCTGCTAAGGAAggtcttcttctgtggtgtcAGAGAAAGACTGCCCCCTACAGGAACGTCAATGTCCAAAACTTCCATGTCAG CTGGAAGGATGGCCTGGCCTTCTGCGCCCTGATTCACAGACACAGACCCGACCTCCTCGACTTCTCTAAGCTCAACAAG GACGATCCACTGGGGAACCTGAACCTGGCTTTTGACATAGCCGAAAAACACCTGGACATTCCTAAAATGCTGGATGCAGAAG ATATCATCAACACCCCCAAGCCTGACGAGAGAGCCATCATGACCTATGTGTCCTGCTTTTACCACGCTTTTGCTGGAGCTGAGCAG GCAGAGACAGCTGCCAACAGGATCTGCAAGGTGCTCGGGGTAAACCAAGAGAATGAGAAACTGATGGAGGAGTATGAGAGACTGGCCAGTGAG CTGCTGGAGTGGATCCGCCGCACCACTCCCTGGCTGGAGAACCGGACCCCAGAGAAGACCATGGCAGAGATGCAGCGGAAGCTGGAGGACTTCAGAGACTACAGACGAAAGCACAAACCCCCTAAAGTGCAGGAGAAGTGCCAGCTGGAGATTAACTTCAACACCCTGCAGACCAAGCTGCGCATCAGCAATCGGCCCGCTTTCATGCCCTCAGAGGGGAAGATGGTTTCT GATATAGCCAGTGCCTGGCAGGGTCTGGAGCAGGCAGAGAAAGGCTTCGAGGAGTGGCTCCTCACAGAGATCCGCAGGCTGGAGAGGCTGGACCACTTGGCGGAAAAATTTCACCAGAAAGCCACCAATCATGAGGACTGGGCTAGCG GTAAAGAACTGATCCTCTCCCAGAAGGACTATGAAACAGCCACCTTGACAGAAATCAGAGCGTTGCTTCGAAAACACGAGGCCTTCGAAAGTGATTTGGCAACCCACCAGGACAGAGTGGAGCAGATTGCTGCCATTGCACAGGAGCTGAA tgaGCTGGATTACCACGCTGTTGCCTCTGTGAACCAGCGCTGCCAGAGCATCTGTGACTTGTGGGATAAGCTGGGAACACTGACTCAGAAGAGGAGAGAGGCACTAGAG CGTACAGAAAAGTTGCTAGAGACTATTGATCAGTTGTTTCTGGAGTTTGCCAAAAGATCAGCTCCTTTCAACAACTGGATGGAAGGAGCCATGGAGGATCTGCAGGACATGTTCATCGTTCACACCATCGAGGAGGTCCAG aGTTTAATTGCTGCTCATGAGCAGTTTAAAGCCACTCTGCCTGAGGCAGATGCAGAGAGGCAGGCCATTTTGGGAATCCACAATGAGGTGCAGAAAATCTCCCAGAGCTATGGGATTAAGGCCAACATGATCAATCCCTACAGCACCATTACAGTTGAGGAGCTGCTCAACAAGTGGGAGAAG GTGAAGAAGCTGGTGCCTCAGAGGGACGGCGCCCTCCAGGAGGAGATGGCACGCCAGCATGCTCATGAAAGGTTGAGACGGCAGTTTGCTGCGCAGGCTAATCTCATTGGACCCTGGATTCAGGCCAGGATGGAG GAAATTGGGCGCTGCTCCCTGGAGATTGGAGGCACGCTGGAAGACCAGATGACCCAGCTGAAACAAATTGAGCATGTCATTGTTGCTTACAAGCCCAACGTAGACAAGTTGGAGGGAGACCACCAGCTAATCCAAGAGTCGCTTGTTTTTGACAACAAACACACCAATTACACTATGGAG CACATCCGTGTCGGATGGGAGCTGCTCCTCACAACCATTGCCCGAACCATTAATGAGATCGAGACCCAGATCCTGACTCGGGATGCCAAGGGCATCAGCCAGCAGCAGATGAATGAGTTCCGATCCTCTTTCAATCACTTTGACAGG AAGAAGAACGGAGCAATGGAAACTGACGACTTCAGAGCTTGCCTCATCTCGATGGGTTATGACTTG GGAGAGGTGGAGTTTGCCCGTATAATGATGCTGGTGGACCCAAACGCGACTGGACTAGTCTCCTTCCAGTCTTTCATTGACTTTATGACGAGGGAGACCGCTGACACGGACACTGCTGAGCAGGTTGTGGCATCCTTCCGGATCTTGGCAACTGATAAG CCCTACATACTTGTGGATGAGCTTCGGAGAGAACTTCCCCCTGAACAAGCGGAGTATTGCATCACCAGGATGCCTCCTTACAAAGGCCCCGGAGCGCCACCAGGAGCACTGGACTACACCGCCTTCTCCACTGCCCTCTATGGCGAGAGTGACCTTTAA
- the LOC108245426 gene encoding pollen-specific leucine-rich repeat extensin-like protein 2, whose product MAAWTFASQFFLIALLSLNVYSFPAKEGWNQLYLGSSDVEVKPGVQRARSQGFQPRSSVSWVIARPKQTNFPVPLSKPQSPTVLLVNKPPKETPPPNPERPAVSGVDLPKKVPPPLIDQRFPPVSWITLPPRRFFPPNPQNSAIPWVTDPPKILTPAPSIPEAKHPAPPSKQGAPFSWIGYPPKKPPSPSSPEGPAVSWAADPLKKLPAPLSSQWLSDFPEKALPDSPPNPQGPAVSWVVSTHNPAVDQSGSDIFSKEPTESSSAHFEPSYQVPPDFQAGEHDETMESNSGLAPFTYPEPMFQGGQMSNYATLYERGNSEREMEDHRLVPAYPYAELTNPFISMDGMLPQSAYMRPVMPNLFYFLTGQLPHGTVSHTQTDYEAGGDHTTEVGYERYVSSMAKSPGNPPQIKVSAEQL is encoded by the exons ATGGCTGCTTGGACTTTTGCAag ccAGTTTTTCCTGATTGCTCTGTTAAGCTTGAACGTCTACTCTTTTCCTGCTAAAGAAG GTTGGAACCAGCTGTATCTTGGTAGCAGTGATGTGGAAGTAAAGCCTGGTGTGCAAAGGGCTAGATCTCAAGGCTTTCAGCCTAGATCTTCTGTGTCATGGGTGATTGCTAGGCCCAAGCAAACAAACTTCCCTGTGCCACTCTCCAAGCCACAAAGTCCTACTGTTTTGTTGGTAAATAAGCCTCCAAAAGAAACCCCTCCTCCCAATCCAGAAAGGCCTGCAGTCTCAGGAGTTGACTTGCCCAAAAAGGTCCCTCCTCCTCTTATTGATCAGAGGTTTCCTCCTGTCTCATGGATAACTCTTCCTCCCAGAAGGTTTTTTCCTCCAAACCCACAAAACTCTGCTATCCCTTGGGTAACTGACCCTCCCAAAATCCTAACTCCAGCTCCTTCCATACCAGAGGCGAAGCATCCTGCTCCTCCATCTAAGCAAGGAGCTCCTTTCTCATGGATTGGCTATCCACCCAAAAAGCCGCCTTCTCCTTCCAGTCCAGAAGGGCCTGCTGTGTCGTGGGCTGCTGATCCTTTAAAAAAGCTTCCTGCTCCCCTATCCAGTCAGTGGCTGTCCGATTTCCCTGAAAAAGCATTGCCAGATTCTCCTCCCAATCCACAAGGTCCTGCAGTGTCTTGGGTGGTCAGCACACACAATCCTGCAGTCGATCAATCCGGTTCTGACATCTTCAGTAAAGAACCTACGGAAAGTTCATCTGCCCACTTTGAGCCTAGTTATCAGGTCCCACCAGATTTTCAGGCAGGGGAGCATGATGAAACCATGGAGTCGAACAGTGGCTTGGCACCCTTCACATACCCAGAACCTATGTTTCAGGGTGGCCAGATGAGTAACTACGCAACTCTGTACGAACGGGGGAATTCAGAAAGGGAAATGGAAGATCACCGCCTTGTTCCGGCATACCCTTATGCTGAGCTGACAAATCCCTTTATATCAATGGATGGCATGCTGCCACAGTCGGCATACATGAGACCAGTCATGCCAAACTTGTTCTACTTTTTAACTGGGCAGCTTCCTCATGGTACGGTGTCACACACCCAGACGGACTACGAGGCTGGTGGAGACCATACGACTGAAGTTGGTTATGAGCGCTATGTCTCCAGCATGGCTAAAAGCCCTGGTAACCCCCCTCAAATCAAAGTTTCCGCTGAGCAGTTGTAG